A window from Pleuronectes platessa chromosome 6, fPlePla1.1, whole genome shotgun sequence encodes these proteins:
- the plagl2 gene encoding zinc finger protein PLAGL2 isoform X1 translates to MAAAAADASHRITALTLEEEGRRTAVKLFGSAAPLPRTERERERGKERERERGGEGEEIGRASENECLVCGALFASEEKLRVHALSHTGEKPFRCSHPHCPKAFSSKYKLFRHMATHSPQKTHQCSFCEKMFHRKDHLKNHLQTHDPNKEAFKCEECGKHYNTKLGYKRHMAMHSATAGDLTCKVCMQSYESTPILLEHLKSHSGKSSGGTKEKKHPCDHCDRRFYTRKDVRRHMVVHTGRKDFLCQYCAQRFGRKDHLTRHVKKSHSQELMKIKTEPPDMLGLLASGSPPCSVKEELSPMMCGMGPNKDPMMGKPFPSGAPFPMGMYNPHHLQAMSNTGVGHPHPSLMPSSLSANMGMGCHMESPGPLHPLSHHHHHHHHHHHHHHSPPLPTHHQSPAPQQHHQPQQAHKYQLGSTSYLLDKPLKVEMESFLMDLQSGLPCPVSSVEPHAAASPPKDGLEPTSGLTDELCGDHLLSKSPAMIAESLCAANMDFSHLLGFLPLNLPPYNAPMNTGGLVMGYTSSATSSSSSCSSSSSLHAAEPHAAGPLTSLQPQPQEQQSSGGGLGLGPMHPLPPMFSSSLSTTTLPRFHQAFQ, encoded by the exons ATGGCAGCTGCTGCCGCCGATGCCTCACACCGTATTACCGCACTGACGCTGGAGGAAGAGGGACGACGGACCGCCGTCAAACTGTTTGGGAGCGCCGCCCCGCTGCcacggacagagagagagcgagagagggggaaagagagagagagggagaggggaggagagggcgaAGAGATAGGGAGAGCGAGCGAGAACGAGTGTTTGGTGTGCGGGGCTCTGTTCGCCTCAGAGGAGAAGCTGCGGGTCCACGCCCTGAGTCACACGGGAGAGAAACCCTTCCGCTGCTCGCATCCACACTGTCCCAAGGCCTTCAGCTCCAAATACAAACTCTTCAG GCATATGGCCACACACTCTCCACAGAAGACCCATCAGTGCTCATTCTGTGAGAAAATGTTTCACCGCAAAGACCACCTGAAAAACCACCTGCAGACCCATGACCCCAACAAGGAGGCCTTCAAGTGTGAGGAGTGTGGGAAGCACTACAACACCAAGCTGGGATACAAGCGTCATATGGCCATGCACTCTGCCACGGCAGGGGATCTCACCTGCAAAGTGTGCATGCAGAGCTACGAGAGTACGCCTATTCTGCTGGAGCACCTGAAGAGCCACTCCGGGAAGTCGTCAGGCGGCACCAAGGAGAAAAAACACCCGTGTGACCACTGTGACCGTCGCTTCTACACAAGGAAGGATGTGAGACGGCACATGGTGGTCCACACAGGCCGCAAGGACTTCCTGTGCCAGTACTGTGCCCAGCGCTTTGGCAGGAAGGACCACCTGACACGCCATGTGAAGAAGAGCCACTCGCAGGAGCTGATGAAGATCAAGACAGAGCCACCAGACATGTTAGGTCTTTTAGCTTCCGGATCCCCGCCCTGCTCTGTGAAGGAGGAGCTCAGTCCAATGATGTGCGGCATGGGTCCCAACAAAGATCCAATGATGGGCAAACCTTTCCCCAGTGGGGCCCCTTTTCCAATGGGCATGTACAACCCCCACCATCTCCAGGCAATGTCTAATACGGGGGTGGGTCACCCACACCCGTCCCTCATGCCCAGTTCCTTGTCTGCAAATATGGGCATGGGCTGCCACATGGAATCCCCTGGACCTCTTCACCCACTCtcccatcaccatcaccatcatcaccaccatcaccaccaccaccattccCCTCCACTGCCTACCCACCACCAGTCTCCGGCTCCCCAGCAGCATCACCAGCCCCAGCAAGCCCACAAATACCAGCTGGGATCTACCTCATACCTGCTGGACAAGCCCTTGAAAGTGGAGATGGAGAGCTTCCTCATGGATCTGCAGAGTGGCTTGCCATGTCCGGTTTCCTCTGTAGAGCCCCACGCTGCTGCCTCGCCCCCCAAGGACGGACTGGAGCCCACCTCGGGCCTGACGGATGAGCTTTGCGGGGATCACCTCCTGTCCAAGAGTCCTGCGATGATCGCTGAGTCTCTGTGTGCTGCTAACATGGACTTCTCCCATCTGCTGGGGTTCCTGCCCCTCAACCTGCCTCCCTACAACGCCCCCATGAACACGGGAGGGCTGGTAATGGGCTACACCTCAtctgccacctcctcctcttcttcctgctcctcctcctcatctctgcaCGCTGCCGAGCCTCATGCGGCAGGACCTCTTACCTCTTTGCAACCGCAACCTCAGGAGCAGCAGAGCTCCGGTGGGGGTCTGGGCCTCGGACCCAtgcaccccctccccccaatgTTCAGCTCCAGCCTTAGTACCACCACACTGCCTCGCTTCCACCAGGCTTTCCAGTGA
- the plagl2 gene encoding zinc finger protein PLAGL2 isoform X2, with product MATHSPQKTHQCSFCEKMFHRKDHLKNHLQTHDPNKEAFKCEECGKHYNTKLGYKRHMAMHSATAGDLTCKVCMQSYESTPILLEHLKSHSGKSSGGTKEKKHPCDHCDRRFYTRKDVRRHMVVHTGRKDFLCQYCAQRFGRKDHLTRHVKKSHSQELMKIKTEPPDMLGLLASGSPPCSVKEELSPMMCGMGPNKDPMMGKPFPSGAPFPMGMYNPHHLQAMSNTGVGHPHPSLMPSSLSANMGMGCHMESPGPLHPLSHHHHHHHHHHHHHHSPPLPTHHQSPAPQQHHQPQQAHKYQLGSTSYLLDKPLKVEMESFLMDLQSGLPCPVSSVEPHAAASPPKDGLEPTSGLTDELCGDHLLSKSPAMIAESLCAANMDFSHLLGFLPLNLPPYNAPMNTGGLVMGYTSSATSSSSSCSSSSSLHAAEPHAAGPLTSLQPQPQEQQSSGGGLGLGPMHPLPPMFSSSLSTTTLPRFHQAFQ from the coding sequence ATGGCCACACACTCTCCACAGAAGACCCATCAGTGCTCATTCTGTGAGAAAATGTTTCACCGCAAAGACCACCTGAAAAACCACCTGCAGACCCATGACCCCAACAAGGAGGCCTTCAAGTGTGAGGAGTGTGGGAAGCACTACAACACCAAGCTGGGATACAAGCGTCATATGGCCATGCACTCTGCCACGGCAGGGGATCTCACCTGCAAAGTGTGCATGCAGAGCTACGAGAGTACGCCTATTCTGCTGGAGCACCTGAAGAGCCACTCCGGGAAGTCGTCAGGCGGCACCAAGGAGAAAAAACACCCGTGTGACCACTGTGACCGTCGCTTCTACACAAGGAAGGATGTGAGACGGCACATGGTGGTCCACACAGGCCGCAAGGACTTCCTGTGCCAGTACTGTGCCCAGCGCTTTGGCAGGAAGGACCACCTGACACGCCATGTGAAGAAGAGCCACTCGCAGGAGCTGATGAAGATCAAGACAGAGCCACCAGACATGTTAGGTCTTTTAGCTTCCGGATCCCCGCCCTGCTCTGTGAAGGAGGAGCTCAGTCCAATGATGTGCGGCATGGGTCCCAACAAAGATCCAATGATGGGCAAACCTTTCCCCAGTGGGGCCCCTTTTCCAATGGGCATGTACAACCCCCACCATCTCCAGGCAATGTCTAATACGGGGGTGGGTCACCCACACCCGTCCCTCATGCCCAGTTCCTTGTCTGCAAATATGGGCATGGGCTGCCACATGGAATCCCCTGGACCTCTTCACCCACTCtcccatcaccatcaccatcatcaccaccatcaccaccaccaccattccCCTCCACTGCCTACCCACCACCAGTCTCCGGCTCCCCAGCAGCATCACCAGCCCCAGCAAGCCCACAAATACCAGCTGGGATCTACCTCATACCTGCTGGACAAGCCCTTGAAAGTGGAGATGGAGAGCTTCCTCATGGATCTGCAGAGTGGCTTGCCATGTCCGGTTTCCTCTGTAGAGCCCCACGCTGCTGCCTCGCCCCCCAAGGACGGACTGGAGCCCACCTCGGGCCTGACGGATGAGCTTTGCGGGGATCACCTCCTGTCCAAGAGTCCTGCGATGATCGCTGAGTCTCTGTGTGCTGCTAACATGGACTTCTCCCATCTGCTGGGGTTCCTGCCCCTCAACCTGCCTCCCTACAACGCCCCCATGAACACGGGAGGGCTGGTAATGGGCTACACCTCAtctgccacctcctcctcttcttcctgctcctcctcctcatctctgcaCGCTGCCGAGCCTCATGCGGCAGGACCTCTTACCTCTTTGCAACCGCAACCTCAGGAGCAGCAGAGCTCCGGTGGGGGTCTGGGCCTCGGACCCAtgcaccccctccccccaatgTTCAGCTCCAGCCTTAGTACCACCACACTGCCTCGCTTCCACCAGGCTTTCCAGTGA